Proteins from a genomic interval of Paenibacillus sp. RC334:
- a CDS encoding carbamoyl phosphate synthase small subunit, with protein sequence MQARLLLQDGTLFTGTAFGADGEKTGEVVFNTGITGYQEVLTDPSYCGQIVTMTYPLIGNYGITRDDFESVRPYVHGFAVRRYEPVPSNWRAQYSVDDLLKEYGIIGISDIDTRMLTRIIRHHGTMKGILTTGTQPVEELKEMMADLTIEELRNQVPLTSTPHPYSSPGNGERIVLIDYGAKSGILRELNKRDCDVVVVPHDTTAEEIRRLDPDGIQLSNGPGDPKDVPHAVRTVAELLGEYPIFGICLGHQLFALASGADTEKLKFGHRGGNHPVKELESGRCFITSQNHGYTVNEGSIKGTELEVTHINNNDKTIEGLKHTKYPAFSVQYHPEAAPGPYDNGYLFDRFLDMIREHKRNHPKQPRQAAIAAAVRGER encoded by the coding sequence ATGCAGGCAAGATTGTTGCTTCAGGACGGCACGCTGTTTACAGGCACAGCATTTGGTGCGGACGGTGAAAAAACAGGCGAGGTCGTTTTCAACACAGGGATTACAGGCTACCAAGAGGTGCTGACCGATCCCTCTTATTGCGGACAAATCGTAACGATGACTTACCCGCTGATTGGCAATTACGGAATTACTCGGGATGACTTTGAATCGGTACGGCCTTATGTGCATGGCTTTGCTGTTCGACGTTACGAGCCGGTGCCAAGTAACTGGCGTGCCCAATACAGCGTGGACGATTTGCTGAAGGAATATGGCATCATTGGCATTAGCGACATCGATACCCGCATGCTTACCCGGATTATTCGCCATCACGGCACGATGAAGGGCATTTTGACGACGGGCACTCAGCCTGTGGAAGAACTGAAAGAAATGATGGCTGACCTGACGATTGAAGAACTGCGTAATCAGGTTCCATTGACCTCAACGCCTCATCCGTATAGCAGCCCTGGCAACGGGGAGCGAATCGTACTGATTGACTATGGCGCTAAGAGCGGTATCTTGCGTGAACTGAATAAAAGGGATTGCGACGTAGTAGTGGTTCCGCATGATACAACGGCAGAGGAAATTCGCCGCTTGGACCCGGACGGAATTCAGTTGTCCAATGGCCCTGGAGATCCCAAAGACGTACCGCATGCCGTACGCACGGTGGCTGAACTGCTAGGGGAATATCCGATCTTCGGAATTTGCTTGGGACACCAGCTGTTTGCCTTAGCTTCGGGAGCGGATACGGAGAAACTGAAATTCGGTCATCGTGGCGGTAACCATCCTGTGAAGGAACTGGAGAGCGGACGCTGCTTCATCACTTCACAAAATCACGGCTACACCGTGAATGAGGGTTCGATCAAAGGAACCGAGCTTGAAGTGACGCATATTAATAACAACGATAAAACGATTGAAGGTCTTAAGCATACCAAGTATCCCGCGTTTTCGGTGCAATATCATCCGGAGGCTGCGCCTGGACCTTACGATAACGGCTACTTGTTTGACCGCTTTCTGGACATGATCCGTGAGCACAAAAGAAATCATCCAAAGCAACCGCGTCAGGCTGCTATCGCCGCCGCAGTGAGAGGAGAGCGCTAA